The Vibrio nitrifigilis genome window below encodes:
- a CDS encoding peptidoglycan binding protein CsiV, translating to MKKLIPLLLLLVAMPSLAQRQFDVEVILFKRAVDAEKVSESWPNVLPPINLSKAGSFSDASYLEKKGVTLLPPSDYQLDAQAETLQAHAGFQVLLHTAWRQGDEGEARAPVFHIQAGDDYSSQFNPDGTERKQQQTPSEAVNGVNGVVEQTVANPLYELDGTIQVYVQHYLYVKTDLDLKSPSTREVILKDKQLQLEMSPDEQDTNVQLGHLENVSPDKEVETFLKSYRMDQKRRMRSGETHYLDHPLMGMIIQVRKAPQSDDNQ from the coding sequence ATGAAAAAACTGATCCCTTTGCTTCTTTTACTCGTTGCTATGCCAAGCTTGGCACAACGACAATTTGATGTAGAAGTTATCCTTTTTAAACGCGCTGTGGATGCAGAAAAAGTCAGTGAATCTTGGCCAAACGTATTACCACCTATCAACCTTTCTAAAGCGGGTTCGTTTAGTGATGCCAGTTACTTAGAAAAAAAAGGGGTAACGCTCTTACCGCCTAGTGACTATCAATTAGATGCGCAAGCCGAAACGTTACAGGCGCATGCTGGTTTTCAAGTATTACTGCACACTGCATGGCGTCAAGGAGATGAAGGTGAAGCCCGCGCTCCTGTTTTTCATATTCAGGCCGGCGATGATTATTCAAGCCAATTTAATCCCGATGGCACAGAACGCAAGCAACAACAAACGCCGTCAGAAGCTGTTAATGGCGTTAATGGCGTGGTAGAACAAACCGTCGCAAACCCTTTGTATGAATTAGATGGTACGATTCAAGTCTACGTTCAACACTATCTGTATGTAAAAACCGACTTAGATTTGAAATCACCAAGTACTCGTGAAGTCATATTGAAAGACAAGCAATTACAGCTTGAAATGAGCCCGGATGAACAAGATACAAATGTTCAACTTGGTCATTTAGAAAATGTCTCACCAGACAAAGAAGTTGAGACGTTTTTGAAGAGCTATCGGATGGATCAAAAACGGCGTATGCGTAGTGGCGAAACCCACTACCTCGATCATCCACTGATGGGTATGATCATCCAAGTACGTAAAGCCCCACAATCTGATGATAATCAGTAA
- a CDS encoding NAD(P)/FAD-dependent oxidoreductase, with protein MTRIIVVGGGAGGLELVTKLGRTLGRKNRATITLVDRKSSHLWKPLLHEVATGSLDEGVDALSYRAHARNHSFDFQLGSLESIDRDKKTITLSELRDDSGELLMPQRELEYDILVMAIGSTSNDFNTEGVRDHCIFLDSPEQAHRFRSEMNNEFLKLHARHGQGSVDIAIVGGGATGVELSAELHNAVTELRNYGFGDLDSSKLNVNLVEAGERILPALPPRISAAAHQELTKLGVNVRTATMVTKAEADGLVTKDGEKIHAKIMVWAAGIKAPDFIKDIAGLETNRINQLVVKETLQTTRDDDIFVIGDLAQCTQPDGKFVPPRAQAAHQMSSLAFKNIIAKLNGREMKPYIYKDHGSLVSLSRFSTVGSLMGNLTKGSMMVEGRIARMVYISLYRMHQMALHGMIKTGLMMLVGRINRVLRPNLKLH; from the coding sequence GTGACTCGCATTATCGTAGTAGGTGGTGGCGCTGGTGGCCTAGAATTGGTAACCAAACTTGGACGCACTTTAGGGCGTAAAAATCGCGCAACTATCACCTTGGTAGATCGTAAATCTAGCCACTTGTGGAAACCGCTATTACATGAAGTAGCTACTGGTTCATTAGATGAAGGTGTCGATGCATTGAGCTATCGTGCCCACGCTCGTAATCATAGCTTTGACTTCCAGTTAGGCAGTTTAGAGTCTATCGACCGAGACAAAAAAACCATTACGTTATCTGAATTAAGAGATGATTCCGGTGAGCTATTAATGCCTCAGCGTGAGCTGGAATACGATATTCTTGTGATGGCGATCGGTTCAACGTCCAATGACTTCAACACCGAAGGCGTTCGTGACCACTGTATTTTCCTTGATAGCCCTGAACAAGCTCACCGTTTCCGTAGCGAAATGAATAACGAATTCCTTAAATTGCATGCGCGCCATGGGCAAGGTAGTGTTGATATTGCCATTGTTGGTGGTGGGGCAACTGGGGTCGAACTCTCTGCTGAGCTTCATAACGCAGTCACTGAGTTACGTAACTACGGGTTTGGTGATTTAGATTCTAGTAAGCTCAACGTTAACCTTGTAGAAGCGGGTGAACGTATTCTTCCCGCTTTACCACCACGCATCTCTGCAGCCGCTCATCAAGAACTGACTAAACTGGGTGTCAATGTTCGTACCGCTACTATGGTGACTAAAGCGGAAGCGGATGGGTTAGTGACGAAAGATGGTGAAAAGATCCACGCAAAAATCATGGTATGGGCGGCTGGCATTAAAGCTCCTGATTTCATCAAGGATATTGCTGGATTAGAAACAAACCGTATCAATCAACTGGTGGTTAAAGAAACGCTACAAACGACTCGTGATGACGATATCTTTGTTATTGGTGATTTGGCGCAATGTACTCAACCGGATGGTAAATTTGTTCCGCCACGTGCGCAAGCTGCACATCAGATGTCATCTCTTGCGTTCAAAAACATCATTGCAAAACTGAATGGTCGAGAAATGAAACCTTATATCTATAAAGATCACGGTTCATTAGTCTCTCTTAGCCGTTTCTCTACCGTAGGAAGTCTGATGGGTAACCTAACGAAAGGCTCTATGATGGTTGAAGGGCGTATTGCTCGTATGGTGTACATTTCTCTGTACCGTATGCACCAGATGGCCTTGCACGGCATGATTAAAACAGGCTTGATGATGTTAGTCGGACGCATCAACCGAGTGTTAAGACCTAATTTAAAACTCCATTAA
- a CDS encoding PilZ domain-containing protein — MTDQEFFSVHHALNINVEPLEVGYTLPSAEEFVSEIPTPFIVASEFSQLDMLTEQAKLEMKSNDFRHVFQLLDTQNAKLNLLLTFMLSQEDSAAFRYKTATFGASQFAYHSDTPLALNTPVRAKLFIEHPSAAIYCYGSVVACEVHDDEHHLITVKYDLLRDADQDLLIKAALHQQQKLLRQRSLDREK; from the coding sequence ATGACTGACCAAGAGTTTTTTTCAGTGCATCATGCACTTAATATTAATGTTGAACCCCTTGAGGTCGGTTATACACTGCCTTCTGCCGAAGAGTTTGTTAGTGAAATCCCGACCCCTTTTATTGTTGCTAGCGAATTCAGTCAATTAGACATGCTTACCGAACAAGCTAAGTTGGAAATGAAATCCAATGATTTTCGCCATGTCTTCCAACTGTTGGATACCCAGAACGCCAAACTCAATCTTTTATTAACGTTCATGTTATCTCAAGAAGATAGTGCCGCGTTCCGCTACAAAACTGCGACGTTCGGCGCCAGTCAGTTTGCCTATCATTCCGATACACCTCTTGCACTTAATACCCCGGTGCGTGCCAAATTGTTTATTGAGCACCCTTCTGCTGCCATATACTGCTACGGTAGCGTTGTGGCTTGCGAAGTACATGATGATGAACATCACCTTATTACGGTAAAATATGATTTATTACGAGATGCGGACCAAGACTTACTCATCAAAGCCGCTCTGCATCAGCAACAAAAGCTTCTACGCCAACGCTCACTGGATCGAGAAAAATAA
- a CDS encoding GNAT family N-acetyltransferase, producing the protein MVPDFHIITQRLQLKLIVLEDNDQLCQCICSSPSLHKWVDWCHAKFSHDEAEGFILATRLNWVKSEAYGFGVYLRKSGELIGMVAINEFYPTFNMASLGYWIRDAYQQLGYGKEALDALVEFSFSQLKLTRLEIVCDPDNLPSQLLAKQCGAQLETIARNRFMYHDQPKDGAVYSIIPD; encoded by the coding sequence ATGGTTCCAGACTTTCACATTATTACCCAGCGATTACAGCTCAAACTGATTGTATTAGAGGATAATGACCAACTCTGCCAGTGTATCTGCTCGTCGCCCTCACTGCACAAATGGGTAGATTGGTGCCATGCAAAATTCAGTCATGATGAAGCAGAAGGATTCATATTAGCCACACGCCTAAACTGGGTAAAATCCGAAGCCTATGGCTTTGGTGTCTACTTAAGAAAATCCGGTGAATTAATTGGTATGGTCGCTATTAACGAGTTTTACCCTACATTTAATATGGCAAGTTTAGGGTATTGGATTCGTGATGCTTATCAACAGCTAGGGTATGGTAAGGAAGCACTGGATGCTTTGGTAGAGTTTAGTTTCAGCCAACTTAAACTGACACGTCTTGAGATTGTGTGTGATCCAGATAATCTGCCCAGCCAGCTGTTAGCCAAACAGTGTGGGGCTCAATTGGAAACGATCGCGCGCAATCGTTTCATGTACCATGATCAGCCGAAAGACGGAGCGGTTTACTCTATTATTCCAGACTAG
- the mfd gene encoding transcription-repair coupling factor: MTKQTLLPLATSSGAGDKKFNGNLTGSSLALAIAELATQHPSHTVLAVADPQTALRLQSEIEQFTHTEVALFPDWETLPYDNFSPHQEIISERISRLYQLPHLKQGITIVPISTLLQRQSPRDYLLQHTLMVKRGDEFSLDKLRLQLDNSGYRHVDQVFGPGEYASRGSILDLFPMGSNLPFRFDFFDDEIDTIRTFDPETQRSVDEIDNVQLLPAHEFPTTEAAIEEFRSRWRQRFDARREPESVYMQVSKGTWPAGIEYWQPLFFDHTETLFDYLPENSQIVAVGNLEPAIDHFLADTAYRYDQRKIDPLRPLLPPHELWLKKDELYATLKTLPVVQLEREALTEKAGRVNIATHALPNLAANHQQKEPLSALRKFTEQFPGKIIFSVESQGRREALLELLQPLKLRPTSINSFHEAIQNDSRYTMVMGAAEHGFIYGDDQIAFICESDLLGDRVLQRRRKDRKVNTNSDAVIRNLAELKPGQPVVHIDHGIGRYIGLQTLEAGGMTTEYVTLEYQNEAKLYVPVSSLNLISRYSGGAEDSAPIHKLGGEAWAKARRKAAEKVRDVAAELLDVYAKRELKPGHKFTLDREQYANFKATFPFEETDDQAMAINAVLSDMCQAKAMDRLVCGDVGFGKTEVAMRAAFVATDNSKQVAVLVPTTLLAQQHFENFRDRFANLPIRVEVLSRFKSAKEQKQIMQDVEDGKVDILVGTHKLLSSDLRFQDLGLLIVDEEHRFGVRQKEKVKAMRADVDILTLTATPIPRTLNMAMSGMRDLSIIATPPARRRAVKTFVRQGEDSVIREAVLREVMRGGQVYFLHNQVETIDKVAADLEKLIPEARITVAHGQMRERELERIMNDFYHQRYNLLVCTTIIETGIDVPTANTIIMDRADTLGLAQLHQLRGRVGRSHHQAYAYLLTPHPKAMTKDAVKRLEAIASLEDLGAGFTLATHDLEIRGAGELLGDEQSGQIQSVGFTLYMEMLEQAVEALKSGKEPSLDELLKEQTEVEMRIPALLPDDYIPDINTRLSMYKQIASVNSEDALAELKVELIDRFGPLPDATNNLLAIARLKLDAGTLKIRKIEAHDKGGYIEFYPNADIDPMFLVKLLQAQPKQFAMDGPTKFKFTLPLVDRRERIAFVTNMLGEFEQNLLPAA; the protein is encoded by the coding sequence ATGACTAAACAGACACTACTTCCTCTAGCCACCTCAAGCGGTGCTGGAGACAAAAAATTCAATGGTAATTTAACGGGTTCAAGCCTTGCGCTTGCCATCGCTGAGCTGGCTACCCAACATCCTAGTCACACCGTATTAGCCGTTGCTGACCCACAAACAGCATTACGCCTACAAAGCGAGATAGAGCAATTTACTCACACGGAAGTTGCCCTATTCCCCGATTGGGAAACATTACCTTACGATAATTTTTCCCCTCATCAGGAAATCATTTCTGAGCGTATTTCGCGCCTTTATCAGTTGCCACATCTAAAACAAGGCATAACGATTGTGCCAATTAGCACGTTGCTACAACGCCAATCTCCACGTGACTATTTGTTGCAACACACTTTAATGGTAAAACGAGGGGATGAGTTTTCGCTGGACAAATTACGTTTGCAGCTAGACAACTCAGGTTATCGCCATGTTGATCAAGTCTTTGGCCCTGGCGAGTATGCCAGTCGCGGTTCGATTTTGGATCTGTTCCCAATGGGCAGCAATCTACCGTTTCGCTTTGATTTCTTTGACGATGAAATTGATACTATTCGCACCTTCGATCCTGAAACTCAGCGCTCGGTTGATGAAATCGATAACGTTCAATTGCTACCGGCTCATGAATTTCCGACAACAGAAGCGGCAATTGAAGAATTTCGTAGCCGTTGGCGACAACGCTTTGATGCTCGTCGTGAACCAGAATCGGTTTACATGCAAGTCAGCAAAGGAACATGGCCTGCTGGTATAGAATACTGGCAACCTCTGTTTTTTGATCACACTGAAACCTTATTTGATTATCTGCCTGAGAATTCACAAATTGTCGCCGTGGGTAACCTAGAGCCTGCCATTGATCATTTCTTAGCTGATACCGCATATCGCTACGACCAACGTAAAATTGACCCACTGCGTCCATTATTGCCACCGCATGAACTCTGGCTAAAAAAAGATGAACTGTACGCGACACTAAAAACACTGCCTGTCGTACAATTAGAGCGTGAAGCACTGACCGAGAAAGCAGGTCGCGTTAATATCGCGACTCATGCCCTACCCAATTTAGCCGCGAACCATCAGCAAAAAGAACCATTATCAGCACTACGTAAATTTACTGAGCAGTTTCCTGGTAAAATCATTTTTTCAGTAGAATCTCAAGGGCGACGTGAAGCGTTATTGGAATTGCTACAACCGCTAAAATTGCGCCCAACTTCAATCAATAGTTTCCATGAAGCGATTCAAAATGATAGCCGCTATACCATGGTCATGGGCGCAGCTGAACATGGATTTATATACGGTGACGACCAAATAGCCTTTATTTGCGAAAGTGACCTTCTCGGAGATCGAGTATTACAACGACGCCGCAAAGACCGTAAAGTCAACACCAACAGTGATGCGGTTATACGTAATCTGGCGGAACTCAAACCAGGCCAACCTGTGGTGCATATCGACCATGGTATTGGCCGTTATATTGGACTGCAAACGCTTGAAGCAGGTGGAATGACCACCGAGTACGTGACACTCGAATATCAAAATGAAGCGAAACTGTATGTCCCCGTCTCATCATTAAACCTGATTAGTCGCTATTCTGGTGGCGCAGAGGATTCAGCGCCAATTCATAAACTCGGCGGAGAAGCTTGGGCTAAAGCACGCCGAAAAGCCGCTGAGAAAGTTCGCGATGTTGCGGCTGAACTACTGGATGTTTACGCAAAACGAGAACTAAAGCCGGGCCACAAATTTACTCTGGATCGGGAACAGTATGCCAACTTTAAAGCGACCTTCCCATTTGAAGAAACCGACGATCAAGCAATGGCGATTAATGCGGTTCTCTCTGACATGTGCCAAGCCAAAGCAATGGATAGATTGGTATGTGGTGATGTTGGCTTTGGTAAAACAGAAGTCGCTATGCGCGCTGCATTTGTGGCAACAGATAACAGCAAACAAGTCGCAGTATTGGTTCCGACAACCCTGCTTGCTCAGCAGCATTTTGAAAATTTCCGAGACCGCTTTGCTAACTTACCCATTCGCGTTGAAGTCTTGTCGCGCTTCAAATCTGCAAAAGAACAGAAGCAAATCATGCAAGATGTTGAAGACGGTAAAGTTGACATCTTAGTAGGTACACACAAACTTCTATCGAGTGATCTACGGTTCCAAGATTTGGGCTTATTAATTGTCGATGAAGAGCACCGTTTTGGCGTTCGACAAAAAGAAAAAGTCAAAGCTATGCGCGCTGATGTTGATATTTTAACGTTGACCGCAACCCCAATTCCGCGAACCCTCAATATGGCAATGAGTGGTATGCGCGATCTCTCGATAATCGCAACCCCACCAGCACGTCGACGCGCAGTGAAAACGTTCGTACGTCAAGGCGAAGATAGTGTTATTCGTGAAGCGGTATTACGTGAGGTCATGCGTGGAGGTCAAGTTTACTTCTTACATAACCAAGTTGAGACCATCGATAAAGTCGCTGCAGATTTAGAAAAGCTCATTCCCGAGGCACGCATTACTGTTGCCCATGGTCAGATGCGTGAACGAGAGCTCGAACGCATCATGAATGATTTTTATCACCAACGTTATAATTTATTGGTTTGTACCACCATTATTGAGACTGGTATCGATGTACCTACCGCCAATACCATTATCATGGATCGGGCAGATACATTAGGCCTTGCTCAATTGCACCAATTGCGAGGTCGTGTGGGGCGCTCTCACCACCAAGCGTACGCTTACTTACTGACACCGCATCCCAAAGCAATGACCAAAGACGCCGTTAAGCGATTAGAAGCGATTGCCTCTTTAGAAGATTTAGGTGCTGGGTTTACCCTCGCCACTCACGATTTAGAGATTCGTGGCGCTGGCGAGCTCTTGGGTGATGAACAAAGTGGTCAAATTCAATCGGTTGGTTTCACTCTTTACATGGAAATGCTTGAACAAGCGGTGGAAGCATTAAAATCAGGGAAAGAACCATCCCTTGATGAACTGTTAAAAGAGCAGACTGAAGTTGAAATGCGCATCCCTGCTTTATTGCCTGATGATTATATCCCTGATATCAATACTCGCTTATCGATGTACAAACAGATCGCAAGTGTCAACTCAGAAGACGCGCTTGCAGAGCTCAAGGTTGAATTAATTGACCGCTTTGGTCCACTGCCAGACGCAACCAATAATTTATTGGCCATCGCTCGCTTGAAACTAGACGCAGGGACGCTGAAAATACGTAAGATAGAAGCGCACGACAAAGGCGGCTATATTGAGTTCTATCCAAATGCTGACATTGACCCTATGTTTTTGGTTAAACTGTTGCAGGCTCAGCCCAAACAGTTTGCAATGGATGGACCGACTAAGTTTAAATTTACCTTGCCTTTAGTCGACCGCCGAGAGCGCATTGCTTTTGTGACCAATATGCTTGGTGAATTTGAGCAGAATTTACTACCTGCGGCATAA
- a CDS encoding COG3014 family protein, which produces MATHSRYVSLGLVSLLLSGCANFSAGNLFSHYSAQNKDLYQAVQLGDYAQASDELDDGIAGPILDNMEHGRVYFLDQQYPQSLASLDKADQAVKEQQEQAVISLSQSATSLGSLAINDNLNTYTPPDYELGFLHLYLGLNYLKQGQLEDALVEMRRANAVQKAARERREQELQRAQDKMKSQGISPNIGVVLARYPDAGNTLKAVQNGYLFLLSAILYEADGSLNDAYVDYRRALAVAPNNPAVIDGTLRVAKELGMQQDLVMLKKQYGQPKSLSKSQGRVIILDEQGVVEPLSGWKLSLPLFDRSSGTSLYSIALPYYRHQTDRESESITLNQVTVSNRLLADVNTMASQDLSERLPTIIVRQVLRVVAKDVLRRSTTQGNDLGNLVFNVWNALTEQPDTRSWLTLPARVDASSTVVDAGEQTLQVGSKTYTFKVTPQGTTLVWLSRQGANSTLWYKELGRL; this is translated from the coding sequence GTGGCGACACATAGCAGATATGTCTCGTTGGGGCTGGTCAGTTTACTATTAAGTGGTTGTGCTAACTTTAGTGCGGGTAACTTATTTAGTCATTACAGCGCTCAAAACAAAGATCTATACCAAGCGGTGCAATTAGGTGACTACGCACAAGCTTCTGATGAACTAGATGATGGTATCGCAGGCCCAATACTCGATAACATGGAGCATGGCCGAGTCTATTTTCTAGATCAGCAGTATCCTCAAAGTTTAGCAAGCTTAGATAAAGCAGACCAAGCGGTGAAAGAGCAGCAGGAGCAAGCGGTCATTTCTTTGTCTCAAAGTGCGACTAGTCTTGGTTCTCTGGCCATTAACGATAATTTAAATACTTATACTCCACCTGATTATGAGCTCGGTTTCTTGCATCTTTATCTGGGACTTAACTATCTCAAGCAAGGTCAACTAGAGGATGCTCTGGTCGAAATGCGCCGTGCCAATGCGGTACAAAAAGCGGCGCGGGAACGCAGAGAACAGGAATTACAACGCGCTCAAGATAAGATGAAATCTCAGGGGATCTCTCCTAATATTGGCGTGGTACTTGCTCGTTATCCCGATGCGGGAAACACATTGAAAGCCGTGCAAAATGGCTATCTTTTTCTCTTATCCGCTATTTTGTATGAAGCCGATGGGAGCTTAAATGATGCCTATGTGGATTATCGGCGTGCGCTCGCTGTTGCACCGAATAACCCTGCTGTGATTGATGGAACCTTACGCGTAGCGAAGGAACTTGGCATGCAGCAAGATTTGGTGATGTTGAAGAAGCAATATGGTCAGCCCAAGTCATTAAGCAAGTCTCAGGGGCGAGTCATCATTTTGGATGAACAAGGTGTTGTGGAACCATTATCTGGTTGGAAGTTATCCTTACCACTATTTGACAGAAGCAGTGGTACCTCGTTGTATTCTATTGCTTTACCTTATTACCGCCATCAAACGGATAGAGAGAGTGAATCCATCACATTAAACCAGGTAACGGTATCTAATCGATTGTTGGCAGATGTAAATACTATGGCAAGTCAGGACCTAAGTGAACGCTTACCAACAATTATTGTCAGACAGGTATTACGTGTGGTCGCTAAAGATGTATTACGTCGCAGTACCACCCAAGGCAATGATCTCGGTAACTTGGTGTTTAATGTTTGGAATGCACTGACTGAACAACCCGATACGCGAAGTTGGTTAACGCTGCCTGCAAGAGTTGATGCATCTAGCACTGTTGTTGATGCGGGAGAACAAACTCTGCAGGTTGGGTCGAAAACGTATACATTTAAAGTGACTCCGCAAGGAACAACCTTGGTATGGCTGTCTCGCCAGGGAGCAAATTCAACCCTTTGGTACAAAGAACTGGGACGATTATGA
- a CDS encoding YcfL family protein, with amino-acid sequence MKMWLVALATVIGLAGCANNTAGLQVDGANQRVLFGDHVLGSRLRIDDITTTQTNGHARGVVRLISEYNGDQSIQYRFYWYDDDGLEVNINPAPWKQVVIHGGETVSLSEVSVKPKGTQFRVQIRQYNQ; translated from the coding sequence ATGAAAATGTGGCTTGTGGCGTTAGCCACCGTAATAGGATTAGCGGGATGTGCTAACAACACTGCTGGATTACAGGTTGATGGTGCAAATCAGCGCGTGCTGTTTGGTGATCATGTCCTTGGTAGTCGACTTCGGATAGATGATATCACGACCACGCAAACTAATGGTCACGCGCGAGGCGTGGTGAGGTTAATAAGCGAATACAATGGCGATCAATCTATTCAATACCGTTTCTATTGGTATGATGACGATGGTCTTGAAGTGAATATTAATCCTGCTCCATGGAAACAAGTCGTGATCCACGGCGGTGAAACAGTATCACTATCTGAAGTATCGGTTAAACCGAAGGGAACTCAATTTAGAGTGCAAATTCGACAGTATAATCAATAA
- the ycfP gene encoding alpha/beta hydrolase YcfP: MILYLHGFDSTSPGNHEKIMQLQFIDDDVRFISYSTLHPKHDMQHLLNEVQKSIESSDDPNPLICGVGLGGYWSERVGFLCGIKQVLFNPNLHPQATMEGVIDRPEEYDDIATKCRSDYRDINRNSCLVILSRDDGVLDSRNSAAELSPYYSLIWDEAQPHKFPKISHHLQTMKTFKNAL, encoded by the coding sequence ATGATTCTTTATTTACACGGTTTTGATTCAACTAGTCCGGGTAATCACGAAAAAATAATGCAGTTGCAGTTTATCGACGACGATGTTCGTTTTATTAGTTACAGTACGCTGCATCCCAAGCATGACATGCAACATTTGCTAAATGAAGTGCAAAAATCGATTGAAAGTAGTGATGATCCTAATCCTTTAATCTGTGGGGTAGGGTTAGGTGGCTACTGGTCTGAGCGCGTTGGATTTTTATGCGGAATTAAGCAGGTATTGTTTAATCCCAACTTACACCCTCAAGCGACAATGGAAGGCGTCATTGATCGGCCTGAAGAGTATGATGATATAGCAACAAAGTGTCGTTCAGATTACCGGGACATCAATCGTAATAGCTGTTTAGTCATTTTATCACGTGATGACGGCGTACTTGATAGCCGTAACTCTGCAGCAGAACTATCACCCTATTACTCTCTGATTTGGGATGAAGCACAACCGCATAAGTTCCCTAAGATTTCTCATCATCTTCAAACAATGAAAACATTTAAAAACGCTTTATAA
- the lpoB gene encoding penicillin-binding protein activator LpoB: MKKGIWAVVGLAVLLGGCANKVSYGDAQGVETVTADFGSTDLQKIASDMVDSMMMSGSVAAITQNQRPIVFVERIKNKTSEHIDTESITDTISTKMLNSGKFRFVDMGRVESVRKQLKFQNNDELVNQSSAIQFGKMVGAQYMLYGNLSSIVKNSGSDKDVYYKMTMRLMDIRTGLIEWADETEIRKDEKRSLFGL, from the coding sequence ATGAAAAAAGGTATTTGGGCAGTCGTTGGCTTAGCCGTTTTATTAGGTGGGTGTGCGAATAAGGTCTCTTACGGAGACGCTCAAGGTGTAGAAACTGTGACTGCAGATTTTGGGTCGACTGACCTGCAAAAAATTGCCTCAGACATGGTTGATAGCATGATGATGTCTGGCTCTGTGGCGGCGATTACTCAAAATCAACGCCCGATCGTATTTGTAGAACGGATTAAAAATAAAACCAGTGAACATATCGATACGGAATCAATTACCGATACCATCAGTACCAAGATGCTTAATTCTGGTAAGTTCCGCTTTGTGGATATGGGACGAGTTGAGTCCGTTCGTAAACAGCTTAAATTCCAAAATAATGATGAGCTAGTCAATCAAAGTTCAGCGATTCAATTTGGTAAGATGGTTGGTGCTCAATATATGCTATACGGTAACCTGTCGAGTATTGTGAAAAACTCAGGCAGTGACAAAGACGTTTATTACAAGATGACAATGCGTCTTATGGACATTCGCACAGGCTTGATAGAGTGGGCGGATGAAACTGAAATCCGTAAAGACGAGAAACGTAGCCTATTTGGCTTATAA
- a CDS encoding phosphotransferase, which translates to MARIGWAEACQLDPSLQSLTRFFDVVPDYAQTLTGGLTNRCWKVVCPVKGAFVWRPITSITQAFSISRFQEYQILKAIEKENIAPQAAFINDQGLLVAWRDGHSLEQEADFDTVLKCLSRIHLLDKQRIPIAPFNYTARIDHYWLQLRDELKDEALESLYQTWRLPPAVDLNRTCLCHFDLGGYNLVKNDDSIQIIDWEYAGIADPCLDLALSIVAADENLPASVARYCQLMNIMEVDEWIDGVKSWLPRTEVMGLLWYLLAYQLRGEEYYLEQATQLKQSLCN; encoded by the coding sequence ATGGCAAGGATTGGCTGGGCAGAAGCATGTCAACTGGATCCCTCACTGCAGTCATTGACTCGTTTCTTTGATGTTGTCCCCGATTATGCACAAACCCTTACAGGAGGCCTAACTAACCGGTGCTGGAAGGTTGTCTGTCCCGTTAAAGGAGCGTTTGTATGGCGTCCTATCACTTCTATCACACAAGCATTTTCTATTTCACGTTTTCAGGAATATCAAATTCTTAAGGCTATTGAGAAGGAAAATATTGCTCCCCAAGCTGCATTTATTAATGACCAAGGTTTACTAGTCGCATGGCGAGATGGTCATTCTCTTGAACAAGAAGCGGATTTTGATACCGTGTTAAAATGTCTCTCTCGCATTCATTTACTCGACAAGCAACGTATTCCAATTGCGCCTTTTAACTATACCGCTCGTATCGATCATTACTGGCTTCAACTGCGTGATGAACTCAAAGATGAAGCGCTGGAGAGCTTGTATCAAACATGGCGTTTGCCTCCGGCAGTCGATTTAAATCGTACCTGCTTATGCCATTTTGATTTGGGAGGTTATAACTTAGTCAAAAATGACGACAGTATCCAAATTATTGACTGGGAATATGCCGGAATTGCAGACCCTTGTTTAGATTTGGCGTTAAGCATTGTTGCCGCTGACGAAAACCTCCCCGCATCTGTGGCCCGTTACTGTCAGTTAATGAATATCATGGAAGTTGATGAGTGGATCGATGGTGTAAAAAGTTGGTTACCGCGTACCGAAGTGATGGGGCTGTTGTGGTACTTGCTCGCTTATCAGTTACGTGGAGAAGAGTATTACTTAGAACAAGCGACACAGTTAAAACAGAGTTTATGTAATTAG